In Onychostoma macrolepis isolate SWU-2019 chromosome 06, ASM1243209v1, whole genome shotgun sequence, one DNA window encodes the following:
- the LOC131543054 gene encoding potassium voltage-gated channel subfamily A member 2, with protein sequence MTVATGDPSDEAAAHPGLPQDYDPGTEQECCERVVINISGLRFETQLKTLSQFPETLLGDPKKRMRYFDPLRNEYFFDRNRPSFDAILYYYQSGGRLRRPVNVTLDIFSEEIRFYELGEEAIEMFREDEGFIKEEERPLPDNEFQKQVWLLFEYPESSGPARIIAIISVMVILISIVSFCLETLPIFRSDEEEMHKDPLSVTNSTTTYTSTYFTDPFFILETLCIIWFSFEFLVRFFACPSKASFFVNIMNMIDVVAIIPYFITLGTELAEKAEDGQQGQQAMSLAILRVIRLVRVFRIFKLSRHSKGLQILGQTLKASMRELGLLIFFLFIGVILFSSAVYFAEADEPESQFYSIPDAFWWAVVSMTTVGYGDMVPTTIGGKIVGSLCAIAGVLTIALPVPVIVSNFNYFYHRETEGEEQAQYLQVNVPKADSQEELKGSRSGSTISKSDYMEIQEGVNNSNEDFQEENLKTANCTLANTNYVNIKKMLTDV encoded by the coding sequence ATGACTGTGGCCACGGGCGACCCCTCAGATGAGGCGGCAGCACACCCTGGTCTACCTCAGGACTATGACCCCGGAACGGAGCAGGAGTGCTGTGAGCGAGTGGTCATCAACATCTCGGGTCTGCGGTTCGAGACGCAGCTCAAGACCCTCTCGCAGTTCCCCGAAACATTGCTCGGGGACCCCAAGAAGCGCATGAGGTACTTTGACCCGCTAAGGAATGAGTATTTTTTTGACAGAAACCGCCCCAGCTTTGACGCCATCCTCTATTACTATCAATCGGGTGGAAGGTTGCGGCGTCCCGTCAATGTCACTTTGGACATTTTTTCAGAGGAGATCCGCTTTTACGAGCTCGGTGAGGAAGCAATTGAGATGTTTCGGGAGGACGAGGGTTTTATCAAGGAGGAGGAGAGGCCGTTGCCTGACAATGAGTTTCAGAAGCAGGTCTGGTTGTTGTTCGAGTATCCAGAAAGTTCTGGGCCAGCCAGGATTATAGCGATCATATCCGTCATGGTCATCCTCATCTCCATCGTCAGCTTCTGCCTGGAAACCTTGCCCATCTTCCGCAGCGATGAGGAGGAGATGCACAAAGACCCACTTTCCGTCACTAACTCAACAACCACTTACACATCCACCTACTTCACAGACCCTTTCTTCATTCTAGAGACGCTATGCATCATCTGGTTCTCGTTCGAGTTCTTGGTGCGCTTCTTTGCCTGTCCTAGTAAAGCCAGTTTCTTTGTGAACATAATGAACATGATTGATGTGGTGGCCATCATTCCATACTTCATCACGCTGGGAACGGAGCTGGCGGAGAAAGCAGAGGATGGGCAGCAAGGGCAACAAGCCATGTCTCTCGCAATTCTGAGGGTCATCAGACTTGTACGAGTCTTCAGGATCTTCAAACTCTCTCGTCACTCAAAGGGACTTCAGATTCTTGGCCAGACCCTCAAAGCCAGCATGAGAGAGTTAGGTCTACTCATCTTCTTCCTTTTCATCGGAGTTATCCTCTTTTCCAGCGCAGTCTACTTCGCAGAAGCTGATGAACCCGAGTCACAGTTCTACAGCATCCCGGATGCCTTCTGGTGGGCTGTGGTTTCAATGACGACCGTTGGCTATGGAGATATGGTGCCTACAACCATTGGAGGAAAGATTGTCGGATCCCTCTGTGCCATCGCTGGCGTCTTGACCATCGCCCTTCCCGTGCCTGTCATCGTCTCCAACTTCAACTACTTCTACCATCGAGAAACAGAAGGTGAGGAGCAGGCGCAGTATCTCCAAGTTAATGTCCCTAAAGCCGATTCACAAGAAGAGCTGAAGGGAAGTCGAAGTGGATCCACCATCAGCAAGTCGGACTACATGGAAATCCAAGAAGGGGTCAACAACAGCAACGAGGACTTCCAGGAAGAGAACCTCAAGACAGCCAATTGCACTTTAGCTAATACAAATTATGTTAATATCAAAAAAATGCTGACAGATGTCTAG
- the LOC131542361 gene encoding potassium voltage-gated channel subfamily A member 10, producing MEVPLVNFENLDDIGINLGDPSDSGYPTSPTSDAPEPNQGTRGINSPTHSPQRGRQPRHSLASPPTLSKKGTSSCNSLISNWKVLMSSEGSPNEALLGKVAKDCCEDYFAEKEKFEEGEQKVVINVSGMMYETTLKTLNQFPDTLLGDPMRRIDYFDPMRNEYFFDRNRPSFDGILYFYQSGGKIRRPANVPLDVFADEIVFYRLGHEVMEQFREDEGFIKDPEPQLPTSELHRQFWLLFEYPESSSAARSVALVSVFVITISICIFCLETLPEFRDEREFIPAFVNLTRDANGTLLSPTPHPKAMLSVFTDPFFVVETICIIWFCFELGVRFIVCPSKSEFFGNIMNVIDIVSIMPYFITVITELMATHDEDPTAGQNMSLATLRVIRLVRVFRIFKLSRHSKGLQILGQTLKASMRELGLLIFFLFIGVILFSSAIYFAEVDEPDTQFVSIPEGFWWAVVTMTTVGYGDMCPITLGGKMVGILCAIAGVLTIALPVPVIVSNFNYFYHRETEQAEKQMIDAAAEAAANQKSSSEEKYESNYSLDKSNGNWQTGKTAFHKDWYISHD from the coding sequence ATGGAGGTTCCTCTAGTCAACTTTGAGAACCTGGACGACATCGGAATCAACCTGGGAGACCCGAGTGACTCAGGATATCCGACCTCACCCACCTCAGATGCCCCTGAACCAAACCAGGGGACCCGTGGCATAAACTCACCCACACACTCGCCTCAGAGAGGAAGACAGCCGAGGCACTCGCTGGCCTCTCCACCAACTCTCAGCAAGAAAGGAACATCAAGCTGCAACAGCCTGATCTCCAACTGGAAGGTTCTGATGAGCAGCGAGGGCAGTCCCAATGAGGCACTCCTAGGAAAAGTAGCCAAGGATTGTTGCGAGGACTACTTtgcagaaaaggaaaaattcGAGGAGGGCGAACAAAAAGTGGTTATCAATGTCTCAGGGATGATGTACGAGACAACACTTAAAACTTTGAATCAGTTCCCAGATACCTTGCTGGGAGACCCCATGAGAAGGATTGACTACTTTGACCCCATGAGGAATGAGTATTTCTTTGATCGCAACCGCCCCAGCTTCGATGGAATCTTGTATTTCTATCAGTCCGGAGGTAAGATTCGGAGGCCAGCGAATGTGCCATTGGATGTGTTTGCAGATGAGATAGTGTTCTATCGACTGGGGCATGAGGTCATGGAACAGTTCAGGGAGGATGAAGGTTTCATTAAAGACCCTGAGCCTCAACTCCCAACCAGTGAGCTTCACCGTCAATTTTGGCTGCTCTTCGAGTACCCAGAGAGCTCCAGTGCTGCCAGGTCAGTGGCCTTAGTGTCTGTTTTTGTCATCACTATATCTATTTGTATCTTCTGCCTGGAGACTCTCCCTGAATTCCGTGATGAGCGTGAATTTATTCCTGCGTTCGTCAACTTAACCCGTGACGCCAACGGCACGCTTCTCTCCCCTACTCCTCATCCTAAGGCCATGCTCTCTGTCTTTACTGACCCTTTCTTTGTGGTGGAGACCATCTGCATCATTTGGTTCTGTTTTGAGCTTGGAGTACGTTTCATAGTGTGCCCCAGCAAGAGCGAGTTTTTCGGCAATATCATGAATGTCATTGACATTGTGTCCATTATGCCCTACTTCATTACTGTCATAACGGAACTGATGGCCACCCATGATGAAGACCCCACCGCCGGTCAGAACATGTCTCTGGCCACGCTACGTGTCATCCGATTAGTGCGCGTCTTCAGGATTTTCAAGCTGTCCCGCCATTCCAAGGGCCTCCAGATCCTAGGCCAAACCCTGAAGGCCAGCATGAGGGAGCTGGGCTTGCTTATTTTCTTCCTCTTCATAGGCGTCATCCTCTTCTCCAGTGCCATTTACTTTGCTGAGGTTGACGAACCTGATACTCAGTTCGTGAGCATCCCGGAAGGATTCTGGTGGGCTGTGGTCACAATGACGACGGTCGGCTACGGCGACATGTGCCCTATCACTTTGGGGGGAAAGATGGTTGGGATCCTCTGTGCCATCGCTGGCGTGCTGACCATTgcacttcctgttcctgtcatcgTCTCCAACTTCAACTACTTCTACCATCGTGAAACGGAGCAGGCGGAGAAACAAATGATTGACGCTGCTGCTGAGGCTGCTGCAAATCAGAAAAGCAGTTCTGAAGAGAAGTATGAAAGCAATTACTCGCTGGACAAGAGCAATGGGAATTGGCAGACAGGGAAAACGGCATTCCATAAGGATTGGTATATTTCGCATGACTAG